A window of Rhododendron vialii isolate Sample 1 chromosome 11a, ASM3025357v1 genomic DNA:
TCTCAATAAATTGTCATTAGGCATACTTGATATATGCTCAAAATTTCCCAATCTTGCGTTTTTTGCAGTCTTTGACAATTAGTTCACAGGAATGATACCTAACTCATTGTCTAATACTTCCGCGCTTGGAATGGTAAACTTCGGTTTAAATTACTTCATTGGGCCAATGCCAGAAGATCTTGGAGAACTTTTGGATCTTCAAAGGATGAACTTTCAAGGTAATCATGTCAGTTGGAGGATGACCTTTCTTTTATCTCATCTCTAACAAATTGCACCAGATTACAATTTCTTCTTGTTAACGAGAATCTTCTCAAAGGTTCATTGCCCGACTTCATAGCCAATCTGTCCATATATTGAGCTTTGGCGTCATGGTTATAAGGTGGAATCAACTAATGGAAGTATTCCTTCGGGTATTGAGAACCTCCTCAATCTTTCTGTCATACCTATGACAAGTAATTATCTCTCAGGCCCTATTCCCGACACCATTGGCAGACTTCGTAAGTTGCACTATCTTGAATTAGATATGAACAAATTCACCGAACTGCCTTCTTCAATCGGAAATTCAACTGAACTAAACCATCTACTCTTGGGAATAAATAATATCCGTGGAAGCATACCTTCAAGTTTGGGCAACTGTCAAAACTTGATAGAATTAGATCTTTCTCATAATAATCTATATGGTTCAATACCTCTTGAAATTCTGAATCTTTCATCCATTTCAATTTCCTTCAATTTGGGCTATAATTCATTGACTGATTCTCTTCCATCGGAAGTTGGGTCTATGAAAAATCCCAGAGAGTTTGATGTGTCCAATAATAGGTTATGAAGGCCTATTCCAAATTCGTTGAGCAAATGTTCGAGCCTTAAAGTGCTTAATTTGGAAGCCAATTCATTTGAAGGCGAGATTTCTCAAAGTTGGAGGGACCTAAGGGGTTTACGCGAGTTGAACCTTTCACACAACAATTTAACGGGGATGATCCCTAGTTATATTGGTGAGCTTCCCTTGGAAAAACTGAATCTGTCTTTTAATATGCTGCAGGGAGAAGTTCCAGCACAAGGAGTTTTTAGAAATGCTAGCATGATTTTGATTGTTGGAATGGATGATCTTTGTGGAGGTGTTGCTGACGTAAATCTTCCTCCATGCCCATCCTCAATATCAAACACAAACAAGCTATCTCACTAGACAAAGATAATGGTAGATGTAGTGGTTGCTCTTGTAATATGTTCAACTTTGGCAGTTAGCTTGTTTATGTTTTGTCGCCATTGACGTGTCTCAAGGAAGGAGGCCTCTTCTAAACAATcttttcaaataccaaattcTGAGAGTTTCGTATGCAGAGCTTCTGAATGCCACCAATGAATTTTCAGAGGCTAATCTACTTGGCGTTGGAAATTATGCTTCTGTATATAATGGGATCCTTGATCAAGACCAGATTGTTGTGGCAGTGAAAAAGCTCAATCTTCAGCTTAGGGGAGCTTTAAAGAGCTTCATGTTAGAATGCAAAGCACTTCAAGCCATAAGACATCAAAATCTTTTAAAGGTATTAAGTGCATGTTTTAGCATAGACTTCCATGGCAATGAATTCAAAGCTATAGTATATGAATTCATGGTCAATGGAACATTGGATAGATGGCTGCATCAAAATGGAGCAGAGCACGAGTACCTGAAAGTGATCCAGAGACTAGACATTTCTATTGATATTGCTTTTGCACTTGAGTATCTTCATTGTGGTTGCGAGCCAACAATAATTCATGATGATCTGAAGCCAAGTAATGTCCTTTTGGATGATAGAATGGCTGCCGATGTACGTTGGAGATTTTGGGTTAGCAAAAATTATTTCTACAGCTGCAATAGAGTTAGAGCAACATCAAAGCAATTCAATTGCAATAAGGGGAACAATAGGCTACGTTGCTCTAGGTACAAAATGTCAAACTACCAGTTTTTCTGAGATTACAAAACCAAAAGCTCATATGAAAAGCAAAATTTGCAAATTGCATAGAAGAGTTCTAGCATCAttagaaactatatatacaaacttaagcccaaaaaaaagggtGTGAAATATATGTATGCGCCCATTTTTTGCTCCAAAACTTCCTGTTACTATGTGTAACCTGATCTCCTCACTTTCCACATACTATCCACCTTCATGGTCGACTAGTTTAGATCACCATGAACTTTTCTTGATGCACAAAATCTTTGTACCTATCGTCAGAATGTGCATATATAGATACTAGGTGCCATCAACTCTTATGGAACCAGTTTGTACGGAACATTGCTCTGGCCTTAAGTGGCCTCCCGTTAGTGTGTGGTGGGATTGGTCCACGAGAGATTCGTCGAGGCATAAGCTGGTCCAAACTCTCAGTTATAAAACACAAAGTACAACTTAACTTTTTGTACAAGTCTACTTTTTGAGTGGAAAGTATAATTCAACTCCATCATTCTCGATAATGATATCATTTTATCACACATTAAATTCCAATTGAACGTATTGTTATCGATTGATATAAAAGCACGACATGCATGTAACATCAACAGTAAATGCAGATTGTAGAGTTATTAGCATGCCACCTAATGAGATTTGCTCTGTCCTCTAACGTTTCAATAACAATTTGGATGGATTTGTAGAATATGGCATGGGTGACATGGTCTCCACTCTAGGAGATGTATATAGCTTTGTGATTCTTCTATTAGAGATGTTTACAGGCAAAACACCAACTGACAATATATTTAAAGATCACCAAAATCTTCATAGCTTTGTTAAGAATGCTTTGCCTGACCAAGTGATGGATATCATCGATCCCCGCATCCAGCTGGAGCATAACAATGGAAGTTGGATCAACGAATGCATGGTTTCCATTCTGACAATTGGAGTTGCATGTTCATCGGAATAGCCGAGACCAAACGGAAATGGCAACCGTTGTGAACAAACTGTGTAAAATAAGAACAGACATGTGCGGATGAAGGGTAGAAAGAATCGGAAGTCGATAAATGTTTTGCAACATGAAAGCCAAAGGTGTGTAGCACAGTTCGAATCTTTCCCATTCGGTTCTAATCAGCTCATGTTGTATACATGTGTTTGAGTGTAAGTGAACTAAAGACATATTTTTCTTTGTGTCCAGGATGACTACCAAGGCCCTCCAACGATGGTACCTccatatttttcctttcttcggTATTTATTATGTATAATAATTGTTCATCAGTTCATGTGGAAAGGATTATAGTGCTAGTTTCGCACTTTGCTGAAATTGCATGTCCAAATAGTTCgatctttctcctttttttgcTGCTGTTGAATGGCAGAGTTCAGAGATAGATTATAGAAGCACACGAACTTTCATGGAATATATATGGCGTGTAACATCCGACACTCCCGGACACATTTATTGGAGACTTGTCTAACTGTGTCAAGGGATTTCTTTTGTTAATTTAGTAATCATAACAAAGTATTACAAAAAAATCCTGCGTCCAATTTACGCACCTTTCACTTCCGCCAAATTTTAAAACATGAGTAACCAAAAGTAGACATGTTAAACACGTGTAATTGCAATTCATTTGTGGATTGAGACATTATTTCAATTCAACCCACCACGATTACTAGATATGCCTACCGTATTTATCGACCTTGTCCCATGATTTGTAGAGACTCGAGATGGTGGTTCGATCTGGGTTGTTTGTGATGTACCCGAATATTTACTCTATGATTTCTTCTGGGATGGTGAGACATTGTTGCTTTCAATTGGGAAGAAGATGATCGACCTGATTATGAGATACTTCATCTGGGTTTTGTTTAATTGTGATCGTTGGAAATGTTGAGCAAGATGTGGGATCCTAACCTGATCTGTTTATTATTTTATGTCACTGTGTCGTGTGGAAAAAAACCAATCCTAACTTGCTAAGTCCATGTTGACCAGATTCTGTATAAACTTCTACCGCTACTAGCTAGGAATTGGAGTCGCTTGCTCAATGAAATCGCCCACGAGACCAAATGGAGATGGGATTCCATTGTTAGTATCTTTGCGAATTCAAAGGCAAAGATGTGTACCATCTTTACCCTCTTTGATCTCAGCATAGACATCAGTTTTAGTAATTTGCTcaaaatgttactccctccgtcccaaattagatgtcaatttttgatatctgtgccaatttcaattacttatatctttcaatatggatctcaaaatatatgcaatgtggatcttgtttgatagttcttgattagttctattatataaagttttcaaactcatgaaaaatattataaattgaaagatataagcgatgaaaaatgacacgagtttcaaaaattgtcatccattttgggacggagggagtatcatttacTACAGCTTTCCCTCTTTCGATTTCAATCAGCTTTCCCGCTTTTGTGGTTTCTTGCTCGCAAGCATGATAGCTAACCAGTCTAGGTACTACAAAACCCAATAATATTCACGTTCTTTCAGTTAGCATTCTATTATTCGGGGGTGTAAAAGCAGCTATCCAACACGGCTGCTATATTAACTCTACGCAACAACTAATATCACTCGTGCATGGCAGGTTAATCAAACTCAAACAATTTGTTTCCCTACGCCCAAACCCACCATACTCCTAGACTCTGCTGTCCAAATAAGGTCGACGTATACAAACAGCAAAGCTTATTATCAAGCAAAAGCAGAGCTAATGTTCAGCAGTAATACAACTCTATCCCTAATTCATGTTTGTTCCACCCAGAACTTATAAAAGGTTCCAATATTTATCATAGTTCTACTGAAGAATGAGACTAAGAGTTATTAAAGTACATACCTTTTGGATGCCTGTTAATCTTGCTTGACAACAAAAAGTAGGAACTATGCAGCTATAGCTACAACTTTTGTCTGGGAGCAAGAAAAGGATAACGGAAAGATTCAATCCATGGTCTTGT
This region includes:
- the LOC131306980 gene encoding probable LRR receptor-like serine/threonine-protein kinase At3g47570, which codes for MIPSYIGELPLEKLNLSFNMLQGEVPAQGVFRNASMILIVGMDDLCGGVADLACLCFVAIDVSQGRRPLLNNLFKYQILRVSYAELLNATNEFSEANLLGVGNYASVYNGILDQDQIVVAVKKLNLQLRGALKSFMLECKALQAIRHQNLLKVLSACFSIDFHGNEFKAIVYEFMVNGTLDRWLHQNGAEHEYLKVIQRLDISIDIAFALEYLHCGCEPTIIHDDLKPKYGMGDMVSTLGDVYSFVILLLEMFTGKTPTDNIFKDHQNLHSFVKNALPDQVMDIIDPRIQLEHNNGSWINECMVSILTIGVACSSE
- the LOC131306979 gene encoding probable leucine-rich repeat receptor-like protein kinase At1g35710, whose translation is MIPNSLSNTSALGMVNFGLNYFIGPMPEDLGELLDLQRMNFQGNHPICPYIELWRHGYKVESTNGSIPSGIENLLNLSVIPMTSNYLSGPIPDTIGRLRKLHYLELDMNKFTELPSSIGNSTELNHLLLGINNIRGSIPSSLGNCQNLIELDLSHNNLYGSIPLEILNLSSISISFNLGYNSLTDSLPSEVGSMKNPREFDVSNNRL